A window of Bdellovibrio svalbardensis genomic DNA:
AGCGAAAGCCATACCACGGTCATTTTTTTCTACCGCATGGATGTATGAGCGAGAACCCGCTGCATAGTAACCTTTTGCTCTTTTAAGAACTTTTTTGTGACGAGCACGATTTGTTTTACCACTTTTTACACGAGCCATTTTTTACTCCGACTAGATGTTCCTACTGCTACTTTGAGTCTGAGAAACATTATCTATAAATTTAAGGAAATTAATAAATTTAGAATACCAAGCAACGACGAACTTGAAGCATGTTTGCATCTTCAACGTATGATGTCTTACCTAGTTGTCTTTTAGTCTTAGAGCTCATGTGTGAGTTCAAGTGACGCATGCGAGTGCTTTTTTTCTTAACTTTTCCGCTTGAAAGAACTTTCAAACGTTTTTTAGCGCCTGAGTGTGTGCGCATTTTCATAATAGTACCTTCTACCGATAAGGCGTCTTTCCCGTTGGGGCCAGCTCTTAGTTATGCCTTAGACAGTTATAATTATGGACTCATTGTTTTAGGTCGAAGTGAGGGGGAAATCAAGCTTTTTAAGGGTTTAGCTGGGAAGAGCCCTCGTTAATGACCAAAATGCCCTAATTACAGGCACTTAGTAGGCGTAAAAGGGCGCAGAAACCCCGTTAACAGACGCGCCTTTTCCATTGATGGACGTATAAACTGACCGTCCATAGAAGAAACCCAGGCCCCAATCGAAATATCCGGTAAATACCGCGCTTAAATTAGAAAGAGCATAATTGTTACTGCTAAAGATGGAACCTGCATTAGCCACCTCAAAAGTAACAGCGTAGGACGTGCCTCCGCCAAAAGGTTTATGCGTGGCCTGCAAAGTCAGGGTTGAAGATGGACAATACCAGTCCCCATAGCACAAAGGCGTTGAAGATGTTTTTGGAAAGAACAGCCCATTCGAACCGCTATCAATAAATGAAGTCAGATTCTGGCCGTTAAAGTTCGTCACAAACAACCCCTGGCTGTCGGTGGCGATCACCTTGGTGCCGCCAGCGGGAGTATTATTTGCGCGCGTGTTGATTCCAAAAATCAAATATCCACTGGCCGTGACAGCACCCGTTGAAGGAACACTGGGTAAGATCAACACCGTCCCGTTGTTATCTGCAATTCCATCAGAATTAGAAGCCGCTGTTATCGCCGCCACCGGATTTCGCACTTGCATAGCTAATGTTGCCAAGGAATCAGTGCAGGCACTTCCATTTGAGGATCCTGCGCAGGAATAATATTTTCCATTCACAGTAGTGGCTACACAGTTTGCACCACAATCCTGATCTCTAATTCCCACCCCCAAAATACCGTTATAGCCTGCCGAACCATTGTCAACTTCGGGGGTTCCACAAGGAGTCGCATCCGCGTATTGATCATTCAAAACCTGAATATTGACACTGGAAACGATCTCCCCACCCAAGACGACATCCGCCGTCTTGACCGGCCCCCAGTGGGCCGTGCCGTCCGCATACTTCGTGCAGTTCGCTAGTTGATTCCCACCGACATTGGTGACTTGAGTTAAATTCAATCCTGTCAATTTGCTATTGAAGACTCGAAGGCCACTGCTGCCCGTGTCCAATAAGATATTATTCACGGTGACACAACTTCCAGTCCCATTGGTTCCCGGATTGCAGATCACAACAGACACCACTGGTTCATTCAAATAGCCCGCAGTGGTTACTTGCAGTGGAAGAACGTTATTGCCCGACATCACTGGCGAATAAGCCGCCGCACCATCTGGAAACGGATCACCCGCGCCAGCGGCATCCGCCCCTCCTCCGCCGCCGCCACTGCAACCAGCGAGGATATGAAAACCAACCATCAACAACAGTAGCTTATTCATTTCAAGTCCTCGGCGATCAGACCCGCTGGAAGCAATTTTGGAACATAGGCAATTCCCGTCATGGTGTCGCCAAGACTGACGCTGTTCACGACAATATTTGAAGTCTGCAATGCCATCACCCTTCGACTTCGCGTCGTGCGTGAATCTCTGACTGTTTTAAACTCAGAATAATAGACTCCAAAAATTTCAGAAAAGTTGGGAGCACTCACACCCGTCCAAGAAATTGCGAAAGTAGTCCCGTCAGCGGTCATATATTCTTTAAGCGTGCGGATTTCACTGACAGTTTCGCGAACCGTATAGGCCGCTCCCAAAGATGCTGTTTTCGCTGCGGTTGAGACTTTAAGATTGGACGAGGTCCCCGCCTTGGCCTGAACTGAAATATCACTGGCCCTTTCACCAAGAGCAGCCGCTTCGACGACATGACATGTAAATATTAATACTGCCAAGCAAAGCCAGGCGGACAGACGATTCATCTAGGACCTCGATATGATATTTTTCGGCATTTTTTCGCTCTAAGAACAGATCTGTCGGCAGCAAAATATTTAATATCAGAGTGACCATTTCATTACGAGACTTCGGATGAATTACGAAAAGAGATTCTGAACTTTTCCCTTACAACCGCTTCATTTAGATTCACAACCTCGTGAAACTCAAAACATAAGCCCATGATGAGAGGAAATCTTAGTCCAACAAATTAAAGCTTTAAATATTTTCAATTATTTTCTTACATCAGATTTCTTGAATGTCTCAATATGGAACACCTACCAAAACGCAAAATACAAATGAAGAAACAATGCAGCACCGGCGCCGAAAGTAAAGCCGCCCTTTACCCCGTCCCTAGGTCCACCAAGCTAAGATGAGAGCTCGTTGTTTGTATAACTAAAATATTAGCCTTACCCCATTTTTAGATCCATCTATGTTAGGAGATGATTGAGCTTTTGAATTAATAAAATATCTAATATATTTTTTCTACAAATGACCTTAACCAAATTTAAGCATCACTTTTTTATCGGGGCGATCTCTGAATCCCCAAAATCAGCCAAAGCTCTTTCAACTATTTCCCTATCCAGTTGAATTGGCCCCAGAGCAATGCCATAGTTAACGGCATGATATCCTCTGAAACACTTCAAAATTTACGCGGCTTTGAGATTACCAACTTCAACATTGAGACTCTCAAAATTGACAGCGCTCATCTAAAGCACAATCCCCTTAAAGATTCAGCTCTTCGCTACAATCCCCTGCTGGTTCCCAAATCCGAAGGGCCTTGGCCGGTGGTGTTTATTTTGGGTGGATTCAGTGGTAATGCTCCTTTTTACTTCAATCCGAAATTCAACGAACAGAATGCGGTTCAGGTGATTGATCAAGCTTTTGCGCGCGGTGAAGCGCCCGAGGCCTTGTATGTGTTTGTTGATGCTTTGAGTACTTGGGGTGGCTCGCAGTTTTTGAATTCTGCGGCAGTTGGAAATTACGAAGACTATATCATGCAGGAGATTGTACCCTCTATAAAGAAACACTTTAATGTTTCACACAAGGCTTCTGAGTGGTGCGTGATGGGTGGCTCCAGTGGTGGCTATGGTGCCCTTCATCTTTCCTCAAAGTATCCGGAATTTTTTGGCGTGATGGCTGCTATTGCGCCGGATTCATTTTTTGAAGCCAGTCTTTTAAACGATCTCTATCAAGCCCTGCCTCTATGGGAAAAATATCAATCCGGCATTCGCGCTTTGGAAGAACTTCGCAGTGGGAAATTGACCAAGCATCGCAACTGGCACTCTTTATTGAATGCCTTCGGTATGGCGGCTTGTTACTCTCCCAATGGTGAACATGGTGACTTTAATTATCCGCTTTCTAAGAATGGCGAAAAAATTGAGGCCGTCTGGAAAGAGTGGCTGGAAAAGGACCCTCTACACTTTCTTCCAAAACGCATTTCCGGCCTCAAGAAACTGAATGCGATCTATCTCGATGTCGGGACCAAAGATAACTATAACTTACAATACGGTTCCAGACAGATTTCGCAGATTTTGAAAACCCATCAGATTGAGCACGACTATATCGAATTCGACGGCAATCACTTCGATATTGGCGAGCGCCGCCCTGAAGTTTGGAAATGGCTTACGCTTTGCTTCCGTAGATAGGTGTTCGAGGCCTACCGCCTCAGCTCTATTTTATGGGAGTTCCCGTGCGTAAGCTCAACGGCACAGTCACAATTATTGTCACGATGTTAAGCCTCTTGCTAGGTAGCCCCAACGTTCAAGCCAGTGCTCAAGCCTCGAAGTGCCATTGCACTGTGGACCCATATACGAAGACTTATGACGCCAAAGAAGGCGTGGTAAAAACATGGTACGGTGGCAAAAGATCATGGGCCTGCACTTACACCTGCACCACACCTCAAGGTGAAGCCAAGATCATTGGCCGCCATAAAAAAACTTATGTGGGAAGCGATAATGGTCTTTGGGGAATTTGTGACGGCCTCGAGTACAAAGAAGAGTACAATATGTACAGTGGCGACTTCGTTTATATGCTCGACAGAATGGTCGGCCTCGATCCTAAAGACTCAACCTCCCCAGATCTAGTCAAATTCTCCAATGACTTCTGCCGATAGAGAAAACCATTAGAAACATTTAACAATGAGGCTCACGTCTGCGACACAATAATTTTCTGACTAAAAAAATATCCAAAAAATGAACCGCATAGCAATAATTCCATCACCTTAACTACCATTCTTCCTTTGTTTGGAAGCCTCGCAAGGCGTCCACCACCTCACTCCGAGCTCCAACCATCCCGGCCTGAAACAAAGATCAACTCAATCTTCTCTGTTTTCTTCCGAAACTAAACATGAGGAGAATACGCAAAAGGATGGCTGAATGAGCACTATACGCACAGAGCAGGGCTCCGCTCTTATTTTAGTTTTAACTCTCTTAGCAGTCGCCTCTATATTCTGCGTGAGCTTCAGCAATAGCATCGTCAATATGCAAAAAAACATAGCTTACTCGAATCACAAATACGCTCGTGAATTCGAAATTTCTCAAATCATGACCCTAATTAAAGTTCAAAATGGACTGACCGAATCAAGTCAACTCACTCAAAATAGCATCTTGGCCTCTTGCTTATTCGGAACGCCGACCGCCACCTGTGCTGAAAACTGCTGCCCCCACAACTCCGCACAGGGTTTTTATTTTATCGACCCTTCAGATAACACGATCGATATAAATTCTAAAAATCGCCTAGTCGGACCGCCAGAGTCTCCGGCCTGGTATAATGCCAATAGCAGCTTATGTCAGAATTCAAATAAGGATGACTGTAGCTATGGACTGAG
This region includes:
- the rpmI gene encoding 50S ribosomal protein L35, with product MKMRTHSGAKKRLKVLSSGKVKKKSTRMRHLNSHMSSKTKRQLGKTSYVEDANMLQVRRCLVF
- a CDS encoding DUF3443 family protein; translated protein: MNKLLLLMVGFHILAGCSGGGGGGADAAGAGDPFPDGAAAYSPVMSGNNVLPLQVTTAGYLNEPVVSVVICNPGTNGTGSCVTVNNILLDTGSSGLRVFNSKLTGLNLTQVTNVGGNQLANCTKYADGTAHWGPVKTADVVLGGEIVSSVNIQVLNDQYADATPCGTPEVDNGSAGYNGILGVGIRDQDCGANCVATTVNGKYYSCAGSSNGSACTDSLATLAMQVRNPVAAITAASNSDGIADNNGTVLILPSVPSTGAVTASGYLIFGINTRANNTPAGGTKVIATDSQGLFVTNFNGQNLTSFIDSGSNGLFFPKTSSTPLCYGDWYCPSSTLTLQATHKPFGGGTSYAVTFEVANAGSIFSSNNYALSNLSAVFTGYFDWGLGFFYGRSVYTSINGKGASVNGVSAPFYAY
- a CDS encoding DUF2844 domain-containing protein gives rise to the protein MNRLSAWLCLAVLIFTCHVVEAAALGERASDISVQAKAGTSSNLKVSTAAKTASLGAAYTVRETVSEIRTLKEYMTADGTTFAISWTGVSAPNFSEIFGVYYSEFKTVRDSRTTRSRRVMALQTSNIVVNSVSLGDTMTGIAYVPKLLPAGLIAEDLK
- a CDS encoding alpha/beta hydrolase: MISSETLQNLRGFEITNFNIETLKIDSAHLKHNPLKDSALRYNPLLVPKSEGPWPVVFILGGFSGNAPFYFNPKFNEQNAVQVIDQAFARGEAPEALYVFVDALSTWGGSQFLNSAAVGNYEDYIMQEIVPSIKKHFNVSHKASEWCVMGGSSGGYGALHLSSKYPEFFGVMAAIAPDSFFEASLLNDLYQALPLWEKYQSGIRALEELRSGKLTKHRNWHSLLNAFGMAACYSPNGEHGDFNYPLSKNGEKIEAVWKEWLEKDPLHFLPKRISGLKKLNAIYLDVGTKDNYNLQYGSRQISQILKTHQIEHDYIEFDGNHFDIGERRPEVWKWLTLCFRR